A window of Nocardioidaceae bacterium genomic DNA:
TCGTGACTCGCGCCGGAGGCCTGGACCCAATCACGCACCGCGGTTCCGGCCCCCTTCCGCAGCTGCTGTCCGTCCGGCAGGTCGACGCCGCTCATCCGCGTGGCCGCGGAGAACTCGACCATCGCTGAGTCGTCGGGCAGGTCGCCGGACACGCCCCGGTCCCGGACGAGGTCGACGATGCTGCGGCCCTCGGGGGTCTCGTCGGCGAGTGAGGCGAGCAGGGCGGCTCGGGCCAGCTCCTCGGGGCTCGTTCCCCCCACGGGGTGCAGCTCGCTGGCGCGACGGTTGCCGTGGGTGATGGTGCCGGTCTTGTCGAGCAGGAGCACGTCGACGTCGCCCGCAGCCTCGACGGCGCGACCCGACATGGCCAGCACGTTGCGCTGGACGAGCCGGTCCATGCCCGCGATGCCGATGGCGGAGAGCAGGGCGCCGATGGTCGTCGGGATGAGGCAGACGAGCAGCGCGATCAGCACGACGAGCGACTGACCGGCGCCGGAGTAGTCGGCGACCGGGGCGAGGGAGACGACGACGACACCGAAGACGACCGTCAGCGACCCGAGCAGCACCGACAGCGCGCGCTCGTTCGGTGTGCGCTGCCGTTCCGACCCCTCGACCAGGGCGATCATGCGGTCGACGAACGATGCCCCGGGTTCGGCGACGACACGCACGACGATGCGGTCCGAGAGCACCACGGTGCCTCCGGTGACCGCGCTGCGGTCCCCGCCGGACTCACGGATGACGGGCGCGGACTCACCGGTGACCGCGGACTCGTCGACCGAGGCGACGCCCGCGACGACCTCGCCGTCCCCGGGGATGCGCTGGCCGGCATGCACCATGACGACGTCGCCCGGTCTCAGTGCCGTGCTGGGCACCTCCTCCAGCGGGAGGTCATCCGCCATCGGGTCCTGGTGCCGGTCCGTGCCTCCGCGGAGACGCCACGCGACGGTCTCGGACTGCAGCTCGCGCAGGCTGGCGGCCTGTGCGCGGCCGCGTCCCTCGGCCGTCGCTTCTGCCAGGGTGCCGAAGAGCACCGTGAGCCACAGCCACACCGCGACGCTCCACCCCAGGACCGAGGGGTCGAGGACCGAGAGCACGGTCGTCGTGGCCGCACCGAGCTCGACCACGAGCATGATGGGCGTGGCGAGCAGCTCTCGCGGATGCAGCTTGCGTACGGCTGCCGGGAGGTTCTCCCGCAGCTGGACCGCCAGCCGTGTCGGCTCCGTGGCCGGCGGACCGTCGGAGGGACGGGAGACGGTGGCGGTGCTGACACGCGTGCTCATGCGAATGACTCCACGATCGGACCGAGGGCGAGCACGGGCACGAAGGTCAGACCGACCAGGACCACGGTGACGCCGGAGAGGAGGGCCGCGAAGAGCGGCCCGTGGGTGGGCAGGGTTCCGGGCCCGGCCGGCAGCGTCCGCTGCGCGGCCATCCGGCCGGCGAGCCCGAGGACCAGGACCATCGGCACGAAGCGGCCGAGCAGCATGCACACGCCCAGCAGCGTGTTCCAGAACGGCGTGCCGCTGATGAGGCCCGCGAAGGCGGAACCGTTGTTGTTCGAGGCCGAGGTGACGGCGTACAACGCCTCGGACAGTCCGTGGGGTCCCGACTCCTGGAGGCCGGCGAGTCCGGCTCCGGTCGTGAGTGCCAGGGAGACGGCGGCGAGCACGAGGACCGGCATGGTGAGCACGTACGCGGCCACCAGCACCATCTCGGGGCGACTGATCTTCTTGCCGAGGTACTCGGGGGTCCTCCCCACCATGAGACCGGCGAGGAAGACGGTCACCACGGCGAGGACGAGCATGCCGTAGAGCCCTGATCCCACGCCGCCGGGAGCGACTTCGCCGAGCAGCATGTTGAACAGCGCCACGCCACCGCCCGGCGCCGTCAGCGAGTCGTGCATCGCGTTGACCGAACCGGTCGAGGTGGCGGTGGTGGAGGCGGCGAACAGCGCCGAGCCCGCTTCGCCGAAGCGGACCTCCTTGCCCTCCATCGCGGCGCCGGCGAGGCTGGGCACCGTCCCCGGACCTGACATCTCGGCCCAGGTCAGCAGCGCGACGGAGGTCAGCCACAGACCGGCCATCACCGCGAGCACCGTGCCGCCCTGACGCCGGTCGCGGACGATGAGGCCGAAGGCCCACGCCATGGCGAAGGGGATGACCAGCAGCAGGAAGATCTCGAGCAGGTTGGTCCACGGCGCCGGGTTCTCGAACGGGTGCGAGGAGTTGGCGTTGTAGAAGCCGCCGCCGTTGGTGCCGATCTCCTTGATCGCCTCCTGGCTGGCCACCGGCCCGCCCGTCACCTGCTGGGACCCACCCGTGAGCGTGCGGATCTCCCGCGGACCGGAGAGGTTCTGGACTACGCCTGCCCCGGCGAGCGCGAGCGCAGCCACCATCGACATCGGCAGGAGGACACGGACGACGGTGCGGATGAGGTCGACCCAGAAGCTGCCGATCCGGCCTCCGGCGCAGGAGCGGGTC
This region includes:
- the kdpB gene encoding potassium-transporting ATPase subunit KdpB; protein product: MSTRVSTATVSRPSDGPPATEPTRLAVQLRENLPAAVRKLHPRELLATPIMLVVELGAATTTVLSVLDPSVLGWSVAVWLWLTVLFGTLAEATAEGRGRAQAASLRELQSETVAWRLRGGTDRHQDPMADDLPLEEVPSTALRPGDVVMVHAGQRIPGDGEVVAGVASVDESAVTGESAPVIRESGGDRSAVTGGTVVLSDRIVVRVVAEPGASFVDRMIALVEGSERQRTPNERALSVLLGSLTVVFGVVVVSLAPVADYSGAGQSLVVLIALLVCLIPTTIGALLSAIGIAGMDRLVQRNVLAMSGRAVEAAGDVDVLLLDKTGTITHGNRRASELHPVGGTSPEELARAALLASLADETPEGRSIVDLVRDRGVSGDLPDDSAMVEFSAATRMSGVDLPDGQQLRKGAGTAVRDWVQASGASHDAAATAELESVVASISATGGTPLVVAAKDGTDAAGRLLGVVHLKDVVKQGIRERFEQLRAMGIRTVMVTGDNEVTAKAIAAEAGVDEVLAEATPEDKLALITREQAGGRMVAMCGDGTNDAPALAQADVGVAMNSGTAAAKEAGNMVDLDSDPTKLIAVVEIGKQLLITRGALTTFSVANDIAKYFAILPAMFLVAFPALDVLNVMRLSSPQSAIVSAVVFNALVIVALVPLALRGVAYRPASASALLRRNLAIYGVGGLVAPFLGIKLLDLLVSLVPGL
- the kdpA gene encoding potassium-transporting ATPase subunit KdpA — translated: MPAVGQVAVLVLALALAVPLLGAHLDRVYTSERHLLPERLAYRVLRLDPEADQHWRTYAMSVLGFSLGGLLLLYVLNRTQQWLPLSIGMEALPADGAWNTAVSFVTNTNWQWYSGEAALGHLVQASGLTVQNFVSAASGMCVAAAFARAMTRSCAGGRIGSFWVDLIRTVVRVLLPMSMVAALALAGAGVVQNLSGPREIRTLTGGSQQVTGGPVASQEAIKEIGTNGGGFYNANSSHPFENPAPWTNLLEIFLLLVIPFAMAWAFGLIVRDRRQGGTVLAVMAGLWLTSVALLTWAEMSGPGTVPSLAGAAMEGKEVRFGEAGSALFAASTTATSTGSVNAMHDSLTAPGGGVALFNMLLGEVAPGGVGSGLYGMLVLAVVTVFLAGLMVGRTPEYLGKKISRPEMVLVAAYVLTMPVLVLAAVSLALTTGAGLAGLQESGPHGLSEALYAVTSASNNNGSAFAGLISGTPFWNTLLGVCMLLGRFVPMVLVLGLAGRMAAQRTLPAGPGTLPTHGPLFAALLSGVTVVLVGLTFVPVLALGPIVESFA